A single window of Zea mays cultivar B73 chromosome 10, Zm-B73-REFERENCE-NAM-5.0, whole genome shotgun sequence DNA harbors:
- the LOC100280076 gene encoding Trihelix transcription factor GT-1, with protein sequence MLLSGPPPVPTPPLLLPESSGEDGGHDSSSRAAAAVGSAPKRRAETWVREETLCLIALRREMDAHFNTSKSNKHLWEAISARMRDQGFDRSPTMCTDKWRNLLKEFKKARSHSRNSGGGSGSGGNGNAKMAYYKEIDDLLKRRGKATGSGTAGCVGSSAGKSPKSNCKIDSYLQFTTDNGFEDANIPFGPVEANGRTILSIDDRLEDDRHQLPLTAADAVATNGVNPWNWRDTSTDGGDNRGNFGGRVILVKWGDYTKRIGIDGTPEAIKEAIKSAFGLRTRRAFWLEDEDEVVRTLDRDMPVGTYTLNLDDGMTIKLCDASRMQTPEDKTFYTEEDFRDFLSRRGWTFLREYGGYRNVDSLDDLRPGVMYQGLRSLGD encoded by the exons ATGCTCCTCTCCGGGCCTCCGCCGGTGCCCACCCCGCCGCTCCTCCTCCCGGAGAGCAGTGGCGAGGACGGCGGCCACGATTCCTCCTCCCGCGCCGCGGCAGCGGTGGGATCGGCGCCAAAGAGGCGCGCAGAGACATGGGTCCGTGAGGAGACCCTTTGCCTCATCGCGCTGCGCCGGGAAATGGACGCCCACTTCAACACCTCCAAGTCCAACAAGCACCTATGGGAGGCCATCTCCGCCCGGATGCGGGACCAAGGGTTCGACCGCTCCCCGACCATGTGCACCGACAAGTGGCGCAACCTGCTCAAGGAGTTCAAGAAGGCGCGCAGCCACTCTCGGAACAGCGGCGGCGGCTCTGGCTCTGGAGGGAACGGCAACGCCAAGATGGCGTACTACAAGGAGATCGACGACCTGCTCAAGCGCCGCGGAAAGGCTACGGGAAGCGGCACCGCCGGCTGCGTTGGCAGTAGTGCCGGGAAGAGCCCCAAATCAAATTGCAAGATTGATTCCTACCTGCAGTTCACCACAGATAACG GCTTTGAGGACGCTAACATTCCCTTTGGTCCTGTGGAAG CAAATGGTAGAACGATACTGAGCATTGATGATCGTTTGGAGGATGACAGGCATCAGCTTCCCTTGACGGCTGCTGATGCAGTTGCAACCAATGGTGTGAACCCGTGGAATTGGAGAGACACCTCTACTGATG GTGGAGATAACCGTGGCAATTTTGGTGGGAGAGTCATTTTAGTGAAGTGGGGTGATTACACTAAAAGGATTGGAATTGATGGTACTCCTGAAGCAATTAAGGAAGCCATCAAATCGGCATTTGGACTAAGAACAAGGCGCGCTTTCTGGCttgaagatgaagatgaggttGTTCGAACCTTGGACAGAGACATGCCAGTTGGAACATACACACTTAATCTTGATGATG GGATGACAATCAAACTCTGTGATGCAAGCCGCATGCAGACGCCAGAAGACAAGACATTTTACACTGAAGAGGACTTTCGAGATTTCCTGTCTCGGCGTGGCTGGACATTTCTCAGGGAGTATGGAGGCTATAGAAACGTTGATAGCCTTGATGATCTCCGGCCTGGTGTGATGTATCAGGGGCTGCGGTCGCTTGGTGACTGA
- the LOC542621 gene encoding mitotic spindle checkpoint protein MAD2: MASRSASKDIITLRGSAAIVSEFFGYAANSILYNRAVYPEESFSKVKKYGLTMLLTQDEGVKNFIASLTSQLSEWLEAGKLQRIVLVIMSKATSEVLERWNFNIVTDAEVVEKGAIKEKSDKEIMREIQAIMRQIASCITYLPCLDEPCVFDVLAYTDTDVDAPGTWVESDAKLIDNPQMVKLHSFDTKIHKVDTLVSYKKDEWDEEE, from the exons ATGGCGTCGCGCTCGGCGTCCAAGGATATCATCACGCTGCGAGGCTCTGCCGCCATCGTCAGCGAGTTCTTCG GGTACGCGGCGAATAG CATCCTCTACAACCGCGCTGTGTACCCGGAGGAGAGCTTCAGCAAGGTGAAGAAGTACGGGCTTACCATGCTGCTCACGCAGGACGAGGGCGTGAAGAACTTCATCGCCAGCCTCACCTCCCAGCTCTCAG AATGGCTGGAGGCCGGGAAGCTGCAGCGTATCGTGCTGGTCATAATGAGCAAAGCCACCAGCGAGGTGCTCGAGCGCTGGAACTTCAACATCGTCACCGACGCCGAGGTCGTCGAGAAGGG GGCCATCAAGGAGAAGAGCGACAAGGAGATCATGAGGGAGATCCAGGCCATCATGCGCCAGATCGCGTCTTGCATCACCTACCTCCCCTGCCTCGACGAGCCAT GCGTGTTCGACGTGCTGGCCTACACGGACACGGACGTCGACGCTCCGGGCACCTGGGTCGAGAGTGACGCCAAGCTCATCGACAACCCGCAGATGGTTAAGCTGCACTCCTTCGACACCAAG ATTCATAAGGTGGACACGCTGGTGTCGTACAAGAAGGACGAGTGGGACGAGGAGGAGTAG